From a region of the Oryza sativa Japonica Group chromosome 6, ASM3414082v1 genome:
- the LOC4340787 gene encoding UDP-glycosyltransferase CGT encodes MCSAATPNSGDVRATPGSSRPHVVLLPSAGMGHLVPFTRLAAALCSGHGCDVSLVAAVPTVSSAEARHLAAHFTAFPAVRRLELDLASLDVSEFAGADPFYVRYEAIRRSASLLAPLLAGGASAAASALVADIALASVVIPVAKDLRLPCYVFFTASATMFSFLAYLPTYLDANAGGGHAIGDVDVPGVCRVPTSSVPQALHDPDDIFTRQFIANARSLANADGLVVNAFDALEPEAVAALRQGTVAAGLPPVFAVGPLSPAPIPAKDSGSYLPWLDAQPARSVVYVSFGSRKALPRDQLSELAAGLEASGHRFLWVVKGAVVDRDDAGELTDLLGEAFLQRIHGRGLVTMAWVRQEEVLNHPSVGLFISHCGWNSVTEAAASGVPVVAWPRFADQRVNAGVVARAGIGVWVDTWSWEGEDDGVVSAEDIAGKVRSAMADEGVRKAAASVREAAARAVAAGGSSYRSLAELVRRCRDGLVITNGM; translated from the coding sequence cccgcctcgccgccgcgctgtgcTCCGGCCATGGCTGCGACGTGTCCCTCGTCGCGGCCGTGCCCACCGTGTCGTCGGCCGAGGCACGCCACCTCGCCGCGCACTTCACCGCGTTCCCCGCCGTTCGACGGCTCGAGCTCGACCTCGCGTCCCTCGACGTGTCCGAgttcgccggcgccgacccGTTCTACGTCCGTTACGAGGCCATCCGCCGGTCGGCGTCGCTCCTGgcgccgctcctcgccggcggcgcgtcggcggcggcgtcggcgctggTCGCTGACATCGCCTTGGCCTCCGTTGTGATACCGGTGGCCAAGGACCTCCGCCTCCCGTGCTACGTCTTCTTCACCGCCTCCGCCACGATGTTCTCCTTCCTCGCCTACCTGCCCACCTACCTCGACGCcaacgccggcggcgggcaCGCCATCGGCGACGTCGACGTCCCCGGCGTGTGCCGCGTTCCGACGTCATCCGTCCCGCAGGCGCTGCACGACCCGGACGACATCTTCACCCGGCAGTTCATCGCGAACGCTCGCAGCCTCGCGAACGCAGACGGCCTCGTCGTCAACGCGTTCGACGCCCTGGAGCCGGAGGCCGTCGCGGCGTTGCGGCAGGGAACCGTCGCCGCCGGGTTACCGCCGGTGTTCGCCGTTGGGCCACTCAGCCCGGCGCCCATTCCGGCGAAAGATTCAGGCAGCTACTTGCCGTGGCTCGACGCGCAGCCGGCGCGGTCGGTGGTTTACGTCAGCTTCGGCAGCCGCAAGGCGTTGCCAAGAGACCAGCTgagcgagctcgccgccgggctAGAAGCAAGCGGCCACCGTTTCTTGTGGGTGGTGAAGGGCGCCGTCGTGGACAgagacgacgccggcgagctcacCGACCTGCTCGGAGAAGCCTTCCTGCAGAGAATCCATGGCCGTGGCCTCGTGACCATGGCGTGGGTGCGTCAAGAGGAGGTCCTGAACCACCCCTCCGTCGGTCTGTTCATCAGccactgcgggtggaactcggtgacggaggcggcggcgagcggcgtgcCGGTGGTGGCGTGGCCGAGGTTCGCCGACCAGCGGGTGAACGCCGGCGTGGTGGCGCGCGCGGGGATCGGCGTGTGGGTGGACACCTGGAGCTGGGAGGGGGAGGATGATGGGGTGGTGAGCGCGGAGGACATCGCCGGGAAGGTGAGGTCGGCGATGGCCGACGAGGGTGtaaggaaggcggcggcgagcgtccGTGAGgccgcggcgagggcggtggcCGCCGGAGGGAGCAGCTACCGGAGCTTGGCGGAGTTGGTGCGACGGTGCCGTGATGGGCTTGTCATCACGAACGGAATGTGA